GGCCAATGAGCGCGAAGAGTGTTTTAGGCCCGGCAATGCCGTCCACCACCAGACCGGCGCGGCGCTGGAATGCAGCCACCGCGGCCTCGGTGGCGTCGCCAAACCAGCCATCGACAGTCAGCTTGGCGCCCAAGGCAGCGAGCCGTTGCTGCAGCGCTTGCACGTCCAGGCCGTGCGCGCCTTTCTTCATCAGATCCATGTGGCTTTCCTCAGCAGGATGGCCAGCCGCGACTGGCGCGGGCCGCCATTGCGAAACAGATCCACCACGTTGCCGCGCTGGGCGATCAGCGCCAGCAGCAAGGCCAGATTGATGAACAGCTGCGGCAGGTCGGCCAACTCATGCCGGCCGAATAGGCGCAGCACGGCCACCGCGCCGGCGGAAACGATGAGCAGATAAGCCAAAAGTGCAGCGAATGGGCGGTGTTTGGACGTTCCGCGCTGAAAACCGAGCAAAACGATAGACGAAAGGATAAGCACCAGGATGTGCAGGACATTGAGCGTCATGGCTTGCCCCCCTTGATGCCGCGCACGGCTGCGGCCGGATCGTCGGCCATTCTGATCAGCCACAGCAACACTTTGACGGCGAGCGCGGCGGCGATCAGCGCGCCCACGCCGGGGCTGGACTCGATGGGCAGCCAGCGCGCCAGCAGACTGGCCACGCCGGCGGCGGCCACCAGGCCGGCCAGAAAGCTGACGATGAAGAAACCGGCCTTCTTGGCCAGGCTCAGGCTGTCCGAACTCAGCACGAACACAGCCGCGCCGGCGAACGCGCCGAGCACCACGGCCGCGTCGATGCCGGGCAGCACGGCCAGGCCGGCGACGGCGGCCAGCGTGGCGGTGGTGGCGGTACTGCTTACAGGTTCTGCCATGGTGTTAGTCCCATAGGTTGATGAGGGTTTGCGCGGGCGCGGGATCTGCCGGCAGGTCCGGCAGCAGCACCCGCGCGCCGCTGGGCAGGACCGGGCCATGCTCGGCCAGCCCTGGGTTGTGTTGCAGCAGCAGTTCCACCACGCCGCGGGTTTTGCCGTAAACGCGCCAGGCGATGGCGTCCACGGTGTCGCCCTGCATGGCGCGAATGGCGCGCATCAGATCAGTTCCACCGTGCAGCGGCCGACGCTCATCAGCGCGCGGATGGCGGCGCGGGCATCCGCGCGCAACTGGTCGGCGGTATCGTCCAAATCGTCCGCCCGCTGGCGAGCCGCGCCGGTGGCGTCAAACGAGCGGTAGCGCTCGGCCAGGTCCGCCGCCGCGATGGCGTAGACTGCCCGGCGCCAGCGCTGCACCAGTGCCGATTCGCCGTCGATCTGTTCCGCCTCGATGTCGACCAGGCGCAGCGCGCCGCCGGCGATCTTGACAACGCGCCAGCCGGCCAGCTCGCCATTGACGGCGGCGATGGCTTCCACCAGTGCATGGCGCAGGCGGGCGGCGGTGACGGTGCCGTCGTAGCGCATGGCTGCGCGGAAGTGGCTGGGCTCGATGTCCGGCCAGAAACGGCTGGATGGGATGGCCTGGCCATCAGTCGGCGCGGGCGCGCTCGTGGGCGTGGCGTTGACGGTGTTGATTTGCATGGCGCTGTCCTTGTGGGTGACGGTGGAGGGGGCTTCGGCCGTTGGCTTGCGCCTGGCGTCCACCCCCTGCCGTCAGTCGCGCGGGGTCGCTCGGTTACGCCTGGCTGCCGGTGGGCGGCGGGGCGCTGTTCTTGATGGCGCGTTCAATGCGCTCGATGTCCTTTTTGACGCCGACGGCGCCATGCAGCTGCTGGGCGCGGCGCAGATGCTCCAGCGCGGCGGACGGCTCCGCTTCCGCCATGGCCAGGCCGGTTTCCTTGAGCAGCTTGGCGCGCACTTGGTCCGGCATATCGTGCTTGTCGGTCAGTTCGGCGGTGTAGGTCAGCGTCTGAAGCTCGAACGGCTGCTTGCCGTCGCGGGCGCGCTTGGCGGCGTCGGCGATTTCCTCGGCCACGGCCGTGGCGGTGGTGCGGCTGAACTGGTCCGGCAACGGCAGGCCGTGGGGGAGCGCGTACTCGGCGATGTCCAGCGCGCCGCTGTAGTCGCCGGCGTCGATGCGCCACATCAGGACCGTCATCAGCACATCGTCGGGCTGGCCCTTGCCGCCTTGCAGCGCGCCTTCCACCCAGGGGGCGTAATCGGGCAGGATCTGGCGCTTGACCTCGGCCTTGCCTTCCGTGGACTGGACTTGCTTCAAGCGCCGCTTGTCTTCGGCCAGCTTGACCAACATCATTTCGTAAGCGGTGCAGTTGACGGGGCCGTCTTCCACGGCCAAGGCCGAAGCCTTGGCCGCGCTGGCCCGCTGGAAGTGGGCGCGGGCGTGGCTCATGCCGCGTTCACCATCTCGATGTTTTCTACCAGGCAGCCGGCCTCGTAGCGCTCCACCACGTAGGCTTCGTTGTTGCTCTCGTAGTTGGCCACTTGGTTGTAATCCGGCTCTTCGCGCAGGTGACGGCGGCGGCTGCCGCTCTGGTAGTAGATGGACAGATTGGACAGCGGGGTAATCAGCATCGCGCCGGCCGGGAAGTAGGGCACGGAAACAGGCGGCAGGCCGCCAACGCGCTTCTGGCTGATGACGACGTCGGCCGCCATCTGTTCGCTGGGCTTGTTGTCCTGATTGACGATGGGGAAGTACTTGTCATGCAGCAGGTCGCGGCCCAGGACCACCACCAAGTCGGGATTGCCCGCCATGGCCGGGTCAATCAGACCCGCTACGGCATCCATCACCAGCGCGTCGAGGTTGGCGTAGTCGCCGCCCTTTTCCTTTGCCCCGATCATGACCTTGCCAGACCCCTTCTTCACTTCCGCCATCACGCGCTCCGGCGCATGTTCGCGGTATTGCTGCAGCCAACCCTTGTTGACGTCTTGCAGCAGCGGAAACTTCTCGCGGTTGGTCTGTTCCGCCACGCTGACGCCATTGAAGCCGATCATCATGCGGTCCAGCCCCTGCTGCTTGACGATGACGTCGCGCAGCTTGGTCTGGAAGTCCGGGAACTTGGCCCAGGCGTCCAACTGGACGAAGGGGATAGCGGTGTCGAACTCGGTGAATTCGCAGCGGTATTTATGGCTGTTCAGGTCGCCAAGGTTGCGCGGGCGGCGCGGGTTGGTCGGCGTCACCTTGGTGCGGCCGGCAACGGTGCCGAAGATGCCCAGGCCCAGCTTTTCGCCCTCCAGCTCATCGACGCCGTTGATGTTGATGCGGGTTAGGAATTCGCTCGATTCCTGAATGCGGGTTTCCAGCTTCTGCTGGATGGACGGCTGCACGCTGAAGGATTTTTCGACGGCGGCGGCGCTGACGCCGTTCAGCTTGGCG
The Chromobacterium sp. IIBBL 290-4 DNA segment above includes these coding regions:
- a CDS encoding phage holin family protein, coding for MTLNVLHILVLILSSIVLLGFQRGTSKHRPFAALLAYLLIVSAGAVAVLRLFGRHELADLPQLFINLALLLALIAQRGNVVDLFRNGGPRQSRLAILLRKATWI
- a CDS encoding putative holin: MAEPVSSTATTATLAAVAGLAVLPGIDAAVVLGAFAGAAVFVLSSDSLSLAKKAGFFIVSFLAGLVAAAGVASLLARWLPIESSPGVGALIAAALAVKVLLWLIRMADDPAAAVRGIKGGKP
- a CDS encoding tail protein X — protein: MRAIRAMQGDTVDAIAWRVYGKTRGVVELLLQHNPGLAEHGPVLPSGARVLLPDLPADPAPAQTLINLWD
- a CDS encoding head completion/stabilization protein — encoded protein: MQINTVNATPTSAPAPTDGQAIPSSRFWPDIEPSHFRAAMRYDGTVTAARLRHALVEAIAAVNGELAGWRVVKIAGGALRLVDIEAEQIDGESALVQRWRRAVYAIAAADLAERYRSFDATGAARQRADDLDDTADQLRADARAAIRALMSVGRCTVELI
- the gpM gene encoding phage terminase small subunit, producing the protein MSHARAHFQRASAAKASALAVEDGPVNCTAYEMMLVKLAEDKRRLKQVQSTEGKAEVKRQILPDYAPWVEGALQGGKGQPDDVLMTVLMWRIDAGDYSGALDIAEYALPHGLPLPDQFSRTTATAVAEEIADAAKRARDGKQPFELQTLTYTAELTDKHDMPDQVRAKLLKETGLAMAEAEPSAALEHLRRAQQLHGAVGVKKDIERIERAIKNSAPPPTGSQA
- a CDS encoding phage major capsid protein, P2 family — protein: MKTDTRNVFTQLLEQIAKLNGVSAAAVEKSFSVQPSIQQKLETRIQESSEFLTRININGVDELEGEKLGLGIFGTVAGRTKVTPTNPRRPRNLGDLNSHKYRCEFTEFDTAIPFVQLDAWAKFPDFQTKLRDVIVKQQGLDRMMIGFNGVSVAEQTNREKFPLLQDVNKGWLQQYREHAPERVMAEVKKGSGKVMIGAKEKGGDYANLDALVMDAVAGLIDPAMAGNPDLVVVLGRDLLHDKYFPIVNQDNKPSEQMAADVVISQKRVGGLPPVSVPYFPAGAMLITPLSNLSIYYQSGSRRRHLREEPDYNQVANYESNNEAYVVERYEAGCLVENIEMVNAA